In the genome of Hydrogenophaga sp. PBL-H3, the window ACGCTGGAAGTCTCGCGCCGGTTCCCCCGAGAGGCCTTGCACCACCTGCATGATGTGCCACTTGGCCAGCCAAGCCCACGGCGTGGCAACCCGCTTGTGGCGATCCACCACCGCCTCCAGCAACTGGTGGCTGCGTTGCAGATCCCGCGGCGTGGAGCGGTGCATCAGCGTTATGCCACCCAGCAAGAGCGCGTTGCTGTCGAGCTGGGGCACGGGCAGCACCAAGGTGCGCTGCACCACGTCATTGAGCAGGGCCTTGGAACAGGCCGAGCACAGTGCATCCAGGAGCGCGCTCTGGGCTTCCATCAGGTCGCGCACATCGCCCGAGAGGCGATCGGCCCAGATCACTTCCTCACGGCGGTTGTCGGTGAGCTGCGCCATGATCACGACCTTGTCGCCGTAGGTGACGTAGCTGCCGCCGAGCACGAACGTGGCCTCCAGGTGCCGACCGATTTCTCCGGCCGAAGATGTACGTCCCCGGAATGCGGTGGTGGACAGGCGGGAGATCACACGCAGATCGGGGCTGCGCGCGAGCTGCGCGATGACGCCGTCGGCAATGAGTTCGCCAATGACGAACTGTTCGGCCGCGTGGCTGCGCGTCTCGAAAGGCACGACAGCGATGGACGGCCGGAAGTCGAGTGGCGTGCCTTCGGGCACCTGAGCGCGGACCGTGGGTGACCCCGCGCTCACCGAGTGGATGGCCCAGGTGCGAACCGGTTCGGGCCAGTGCTTGAGGTAGTTCTCGCCACGGTCTTCCACCTCGGCATCCATGCCCACGACGATACCGTCGAAGATGCTGGCGGTGATGATCGTCTCGCCCGGGGCAGCCAGATCGGCCACGCGCGCCGCGAGGTTCACGCCATGGCCATACACGTCGTTTTCGTCGGCATACAGGTGCGTGGCATTGAGACCTGCCCGAAGAAACAGACGCTGGCTGGCCGGCAGTGTGTCGTTGAGCGGAGCAAAGTACCTGTGCAGCGTGAGGGCCGCGCGAACGGCATCGGTGGGTTGGTCGAATTCCACCAGCATGCCGTCGCCCAGGCTCTTGACCATGCGGCCCTTGCAGTCCGGCAACACCACACTGGTGGCGTGGTGCACAAAGCCACGCCATTGGTTCACCACGGCGGCTTCGTTGGCAGCCATCAGGCGAACCGACTCCACCAGATCCATCACCAGCACCACCTTGTGGCGCTGCTGCGGCAATGGAAGGGCAGTCTCCCCGACCCCTTTGTCGTCGGGGGGCTGCGAGGTGTTCGGGGTGGGGCTGCTGGTCATGCCGGTGGGGGTATGCGGGTTGCGTTGCAGTTTCTCACAACTGATCTTGAGGACTGGTTGTGAGGTTGGCAAAAACAACAAAGCCGACTCGCGTCGGCTTTGTTGGAGGAGTCACACCCGACAGGGTGCGAAAGCCAGGATCACTTCAGGTGGTCGTTGACCAGCTTGGTCATCTCGAACATGGAGGCCTGGGCCTTCTTGAAGATTTCCTTGAGCTTGGCGTCGGCATTGATCATGCGACGGTTCACCGAGTCCTGCAGCTTGTTCTTCTTGATGTAGTCCCAGATCTTCTTGGTGACTTCGGTGCGTGGCAGGGGGCTGGCGCCCACGATGGCGGCAAGAGCGGCGCTGGGGGTCAGTGCCTTCATGAAGGCAGCGTTGGGCGTGCGCTTCTTGGCGGGAGCTGCCTTCTTGGCGGGTGCAGCTTTTTTGGCAGGAGCTGCCTTCTTTGCAGGAGCAGCAGCCTTCTTCGCAGGAGCGGCCTTCTTGGCAGGTGCCGCGGCTTTCTTGGCAGGAGCTGCCTTCTTTGCCGGAGCAGCAGCCTTCTTGGCCGGGGCCGCTTTTTTCGCGGGAGCTTTTTTCGCAGTTGCCATGGTTGAATTTCCTTCTAGAAGTTGACTTATTTCCCAGCGGAAAACGCGCTTTCACACCGGTGTCTCGGATGCTAATGGAGATGCACATGCAATCCAAGGTGGGCAGCGCGGTTTTTTCTTCGTTTTCAGAGGGGGAAAGCAGCTTTTTGGCGGGGAAAACAACACTTCGCTGCAGGCAGAGCCACAGGCGGCGCGGCGTGCGGGCGCATCTGCTCAAATGCGGCGCTGTTTTCCTCACTGTCCGCGCTCCAACTTTCGACAGCCATTGCCATGACCAACACACCATCATTTGCCACCTGTGACCTGTGCGATGCCCACAAGAACGAGAGCTCTGGGGCCTTTCGCGTGCTGCCACCCGTGTTCCGCAATTTCGGCGCGGTGCAACGATTCTGCGGGCCGGTGGTCACGGTCAAGTGCTTCGAAGACAACTCGCTGGTCAAGGCAGCGGTGGACAGCGCGGGTGAGGGCCGCGTGCTGGTGGTCGATGGAGGTGGCTCGCTGCGCCGTGCCTTGCTGGGCGGCAATCTGGGCGCCGCGGCTGCGCGCAACGGCTGGGCTGGCGTGTTGGTGGATGGTTGTGTGCGAGACATCGCTGAACTTGCGAATTGCCAGACCGGCATTCGAGCGCTGGCACCCATGCCGCTGCCCACCGAAAAACGCAACGAAGGCCAGCGCGACGTGGCGGTGCAGATTCAGGGCGTGTGGGTGAGACCAGGAGACTGGCTCTATGCCGACGAAGACGGCATTGTGGTGGCTGACCGCGCGTTGCTTTAAGCGGTCAGCCCTTTGTACAGCATGTAAGCGGCGAGCAGGTAGAGCAGGCCGGCGAACACGCGCTTGAGCGACTTCACTGGCAGGGCGTGGGCCGCCTTCACACCCAGCGGCGCCATCAGAACACTCACGCAGGCAATCACCACCAGCGCAGGCAGGTAGATATAGCCCACCGCGCCCGCTGGCAGGTTCTGCACGCCCTGGCCTGCAATGACGTAGCCCACCGCATTGGCCAGCGCAATCGGAAAGCCGAGCGCCGCGCTGGTGGCCACGGCGTTGTGGATCGTCACGTTGCACCAGGTCATGAACGGCACGCTCACGAAGCCACCGCCCGCACCGACCAGGCCGGAGAGGAAGCCAATCACGCCGCCCGCGCCGAGCAAGCCGGGGGTGCCGGGGATGGTGCGTGTGGGTTTGGGTTTCTTGTCGAGCAGCATTTGCGTGGCGGAGAAGCTCACGAAGCCGGCGAAGAAAAATGCGAGCCAACTGCCCTTGAGCAGGGCAAACACACCCAGGCTGGCGATCATCGAACCCAGCACGATGCCGGGAGCGAGCCCTTTGACGATGTCCCACCGCACGGCGCCGCGCTTGTGGTGCGCGCGAACGCTGGATATGGAGGTGAAGATGATGGTGGCCATGGAGGTGGCGATGGCCATCTTGACGGCGAGATCGGCCTCCACACCTCGGGTCGAGAGGATGAAGGTGATGAAGGGCACCATGAGCATGCCTCCACCGATTCCCAACAAGCCGGCGAGGAAGCCGGTACCGAGGCCGAGCACGGCCAACTCAAGAATCAACAGGGGATCTAAAGGCATGAAAGGTGTCTGCAAGTGCCGCCGGACCGGCATCCTGAACCGGGGTTCAGGTGGGCAAGGGCAGCGTGGCTTTGGGATCGTCTGACGCGAGACGCTCACGCCAGCCACGCAATGTACCAAGCCCGGGCTCTATGAGCATTGGTTCAAGGAAATATAAAGCCCGGCGCGCACTGCAGACAGGGAAATTGTAGGTGCTGCGCGAGGCCCGTGCGGGCCATCGGAAAAGAAAAGAGACCGCAGTGACGGACGGCGCCAGGGGACTCAGAGCAAGCGCCCATCCTTGTCGAGTGTCTGATCGAGGCGGCGCATGAGTTCGTCCACGCGGGCCTGGGTCTGAGGGTCCAGCGGCTCATGGTCGAACGCGCCACCGGCCTCGGCGAACGCGCTGTTGTCGGCCTGCCCGAATGAAGAAGCCTGAAAGCTCTCAGCTTCTTTCTGTGACAGTTCAAAGGCGAGGTTGAGCGAGGCCAGCACGGCGATACGGTCACGTGCCTTCACCTTGCCCGCATCGCGGATGCGGCACATGGCGGTGTCCACGCGCTCCACCGCGTCGAGCAACGAGGACTCGCCGCCGGGCGGGCACGAGAGCAGGTAACTCTGGCCCATGATCTGAACCTCAATCTGCTTGCTGCCTGGCTTGTTCATCGGATGTCCTCCATGCTTTGCACTGCGCTCATGCGCGATCCTTGTGGCTGTCGGTGGGGGCATGGGCCGGGTCAATATGGCTCGGTGCAAGGCGCTCCAGCAGCGCGTCGATGCGTGCGCGTGCTGCCATCAGGCGGGACTTGAGCGAGTCGCGCTCGGCCTGCAGCGCGTGCACCTGTTCGACCAGCAGCGCATTGGTGCGCTGCAGTTCTTCATGCCGCAGCAGCAGGCGTTCGACACGCTCGGTGATCTGGTCAAGGTGCTTGGGATCGGCCATGGTGGGGACTCGCAGTTTTCGCATTGTAGGGTTGCCCCAGGCCGGTGCGGCTTAGAATGCCGGCTGTTGGTGCTCGCGGTGTGGTTCACATGCCGCAGTTCAACGGGAAGCAGGAGGGAGAGTCCACAAGGACGAACCTAACCTGCGCTGCCCCCGCAACGGTAAGCAGACGAGAGACCTGACGCAGATCAGGCCACTCCGCTTTCATCTCGCAGCCACTGGACAACCGCCGTGTTGTCTGGGAAGGCGATGAAGGTTGTTCTGTCAGCCCGGATACCGGCCAACAAGGTGGTGGTGCGTCTGGCAATGGCCGCGCTGCCGTGACGCTCAGGCACCGTCGGGGAAGGCGGTGAGAGCTTTGTCTCTTGTTTCTTCACCATGAAAAACTGTATCTTGCGCGCGCCATCGGCCGCGTTGGCGCTGGCCGTTCTGGCCGCGTTGCCTTCCCACGCCCAGACCGTCGCATCGGGCGACCTGTCAGAGACCGTGGTCACCGCCACGCGTTTTGCGGAGCCACTCGCGTCGCTGCCGCTGGGCGTGAGTGTCATTTCCGCCGACCAGATCCGTGCATCGGGTGCCAGCACTGTCAACGAAGCGGTGATGAAGTTGCTGGGCGTGCCGGGCCGCCAGGACTCCTACGGTGGTGGCGATTACGCGCTGGACCTCCGAGGTTTTGGCACAACGTCTGACAGCAACCAGGTGGTGGTGCTTGACGGTGTGCGCCTCAACGAGGCCGATCTGGGCGGCACGCGGCTGGCGGGCATTCCGATCGATTCGGTCGAGCGCATCGAGGTCTTGCGCGGCAGCGGCTCGGTGCTGTACGGCGAGGGTGCCACTGGTGGCGTGATCGTGATCACCACCAAGGCCGGCAATGGAACGGCGCGACGCAACAGCGCCACCCTGTATGGCGCCGTGGGCAGCAATGCCCTGCGCGAGCTGCGCGCCAACGCAACGGTAGCCAGCGGCGGTTTTTCGCTGGACTTGCACGGTCAGCGCCGCGAGACCGACAACCACCGGGACAACTTCCGTTCCGAGACCGATGGTGCAGGTTTCACGGCCCAGTGGTCGAACGACACCGTGCGCCTGGGCTTGCGCCACGACCGCGACGCCCTCGACACCGGGCTGCCGGGGTCGCTTGATGCAGCCCAATACGCCGCAAATCCTCGCCAGACCGACAGCCCTTTCGACCGCGCCAGCATTCGCAACGAGCGCAGCGGCGTGTTCGGCGAAGCCATGCTCGGCAACTGGCAGTTGGGCGTGGACGCCGGCTGGCGTGAAAAATCGCTTGATACGGTGCAGCCTACCTATGTTTATGGGTATGACGTCGATGCGCGACAACTTGCTTTCAAGGCGAGACACGTGAGCCGTTGGGCCGGCATGCAGAACAGCTTCGTCGTGGGGCACGATCGTGGCGAATGGGATCGCGACGTCAGAGGCACCTTTGGATCGTCCGTGGCAGAACAGACCTCTCGCGGCTGGTACCTCAAGGACGATCTCACCTTAGCCAGCGGAACGCGCTTTTCCGCTGGCGTGCGCACCGAGAAACTGGACAAGAGCGTTGACGACGGTTTCGCGCTCTTCAGACTGTCCGAGCGCGAAACCGCCTGGGAGCTGGGTGTGAGTCAGCCGCTGAGCAGCGTTACGACGGTGTGGGGTCGCGTGGGCAACAGCTTCCGACTGGCCAACGTGGACGAGTTCAGTTTCACGAACCCGGCGGTGGCCATCCGTCCGCAGACCTCACGCGACCTGGAAACGGGGCTGCGCTGGGCGCGTGGGGAGTACAAGCTTGAAGCTCGCCTATACCGCAGCAACCTGACCGACGAGATCGGCTACGACCGCCTTGCTCTTGGACCGATGGGAGGGGCCAACATCAACTTTGACCCGACCCGCCGCCAGGGTCTGGAAATCGATGGTGACTGGAAACTCAGCAACACGCTGTCCCTGGGCGCTCGGGTCGCGTTGCGGCGCTCGACTTTCCGGGACGGACCTTACAGCGGCAAGGACGTGCCACTGGCGCCGCGCCGCACGCTGGCCCTGCGCGCCGACTGGGTGCCGCTGGCCGGCCACCGCGTCAGCGGTGGTGTGAACTTCGTTGGCTCGCAGCATCCCGATTTCGCCAACGTCTGCCGCATGCCGGCCTACACCACGGCGGATGCGCGTTACGCGGTGCAGGTGAAGAATATGGAACTGTCGTTCGGTGTGAACAACCTGTTCGACCGTGACTACTACACCCAGGCGTTCGGCTGCGCGGGCGGGCAGACCACGTCCATCTACCCCGAAGCTGGCCGCACCTTCACGGCCGCCTTGCGCGTGTCGTTCTGATGCTGCCATGACGCCCTCGCTTGGCCCGCAGCGCATCGTCTGCCTCACCGAGGAAACCACCGAGTGGCTCTACCTGCTGGGGCAGGAGAGCCGCATCGTCGGCATTTCAGGCTACACGGTGCGCCCACGCCGGGCGCGGGAGGAAAAACCCAAGGTCAGTGCTTTCCTCAGCGCCAAGATCGACAAGATCCTGGCGCTGCAGCCTGACTGCGTGTTCGGCTTTTCCGACTTGCAAGCCGACATCGCGGCCCTGTTGATCCGCGCGGGCGTGCAGGTGACCGTGTTCAACCAGCGCAGCGTGGAGGAGATCCATTCCATGCTGTTCCAGGTGGCGGCCATGGTGGGTTGCGCTGATGCCGGGCTGGCCTGGATCGAGGCGAACCGGTTGCAGCTTGACGGCATTCGTCAATCGGTGAAGGCATTGCAGGCGCAGGGCAA includes:
- a CDS encoding adenylate/guanylate cyclase domain-containing protein gives rise to the protein MTSSPTPNTSQPPDDKGVGETALPLPQQRHKVVLVMDLVESVRLMAANEAAVVNQWRGFVHHATSVVLPDCKGRMVKSLGDGMLVEFDQPTDAVRAALTLHRYFAPLNDTLPASQRLFLRAGLNATHLYADENDVYGHGVNLAARVADLAAPGETIITASIFDGIVVGMDAEVEDRGENYLKHWPEPVRTWAIHSVSAGSPTVRAQVPEGTPLDFRPSIAVVPFETRSHAAEQFVIGELIADGVIAQLARSPDLRVISRLSTTAFRGRTSSAGEIGRHLEATFVLGGSYVTYGDKVVIMAQLTDNRREEVIWADRLSGDVRDLMEAQSALLDALCSACSKALLNDVVQRTLVLPVPQLDSNALLLGGITLMHRSTPRDLQRSHQLLEAVVDRHKRVATPWAWLAKWHIMQVVQGLSGEPARDFQRAIDTADRALDLEPASSLAMAIKGHALCHLGEDVDASHRLLQEATQSNPNDPMAWLYNSVWSTMWGTPEDSMVEAENALHLSPLDPQKYYFEMMLANSYLAIGRLSEAVDLCRSSLAKNRYHLPTLRAMLIAQFEMGLVREARETFVLIMTLQPDFTLGKYLAAGSHSRLRQRGAKVFSELGLQH
- a CDS encoding SWIB/MDM2 domain-containing protein, giving the protein MATAKKAPAKKAAPAKKAAAPAKKAAPAKKAAAPAKKAAPAKKAAAPAKKAAPAKKAAPAKKAAPAKKRTPNAAFMKALTPSAALAAIVGASPLPRTEVTKKIWDYIKKNKLQDSVNRRMINADAKLKEIFKKAQASMFEMTKLVNDHLK
- the rraA gene encoding ribonuclease E activity regulator RraA, coding for MTNTPSFATCDLCDAHKNESSGAFRVLPPVFRNFGAVQRFCGPVVTVKCFEDNSLVKAAVDSAGEGRVLVVDGGGSLRRALLGGNLGAAAARNGWAGVLVDGCVRDIAELANCQTGIRALAPMPLPTEKRNEGQRDVAVQIQGVWVRPGDWLYADEDGIVVADRALL
- a CDS encoding sulfite exporter TauE/SafE family protein, whose protein sequence is MPLDPLLILELAVLGLGTGFLAGLLGIGGGMLMVPFITFILSTRGVEADLAVKMAIATSMATIIFTSISSVRAHHKRGAVRWDIVKGLAPGIVLGSMIASLGVFALLKGSWLAFFFAGFVSFSATQMLLDKKPKPTRTIPGTPGLLGAGGVIGFLSGLVGAGGGFVSVPFMTWCNVTIHNAVATSAALGFPIALANAVGYVIAGQGVQNLPAGAVGYIYLPALVVIACVSVLMAPLGVKAAHALPVKSLKRVFAGLLYLLAAYMLYKGLTA
- a CDS encoding cell division protein ZapA; the protein is MNKPGSKQIEVQIMGQSYLLSCPPGGESSLLDAVERVDTAMCRIRDAGKVKARDRIAVLASLNLAFELSQKEAESFQASSFGQADNSAFAEAGGAFDHEPLDPQTQARVDELMRRLDQTLDKDGRLL
- a CDS encoding DUF904 domain-containing protein → MADPKHLDQITERVERLLLRHEELQRTNALLVEQVHALQAERDSLKSRLMAARARIDALLERLAPSHIDPAHAPTDSHKDRA
- a CDS encoding TonB-dependent receptor — protein: MKNCILRAPSAALALAVLAALPSHAQTVASGDLSETVVTATRFAEPLASLPLGVSVISADQIRASGASTVNEAVMKLLGVPGRQDSYGGGDYALDLRGFGTTSDSNQVVVLDGVRLNEADLGGTRLAGIPIDSVERIEVLRGSGSVLYGEGATGGVIVITTKAGNGTARRNSATLYGAVGSNALRELRANATVASGGFSLDLHGQRRETDNHRDNFRSETDGAGFTAQWSNDTVRLGLRHDRDALDTGLPGSLDAAQYAANPRQTDSPFDRASIRNERSGVFGEAMLGNWQLGVDAGWREKSLDTVQPTYVYGYDVDARQLAFKARHVSRWAGMQNSFVVGHDRGEWDRDVRGTFGSSVAEQTSRGWYLKDDLTLASGTRFSAGVRTEKLDKSVDDGFALFRLSERETAWELGVSQPLSSVTTVWGRVGNSFRLANVDEFSFTNPAVAIRPQTSRDLETGLRWARGEYKLEARLYRSNLTDEIGYDRLALGPMGGANINFDPTRRQGLEIDGDWKLSNTLSLGARVALRRSTFRDGPYSGKDVPLAPRRTLALRADWVPLAGHRVSGGVNFVGSQHPDFANVCRMPAYTTADARYAVQVKNMELSFGVNNLFDRDYYTQAFGCAGGQTTSIYPEAGRTFTAALRVSF
- a CDS encoding ABC transporter substrate-binding protein produces the protein MTPSLGPQRIVCLTEETTEWLYLLGQESRIVGISGYTVRPRRAREEKPKVSAFLSAKIDKILALQPDCVFGFSDLQADIAALLIRAGVQVTVFNQRSVEEIHSMLFQVAAMVGCADAGLAWIEANRLQLDGIRQSVKALQAQGKRRPRVFFEEWDEPHISGIRWVSELLGIAGGDDCFPELATQSLGKHRIIADGAEIVRRNPDIVIGSWCGKKFRPEIVAARAGWQDVAAVRTDQLFEIKSADILQPGPAALTDGVAQMQRIVSDWMGEHG